One genomic segment of Hordeum vulgare subsp. vulgare chromosome 2H, MorexV3_pseudomolecules_assembly, whole genome shotgun sequence includes these proteins:
- the LOC123431322 gene encoding trimethyltridecatetraene synthase-like — MEVRAWAWASIMTVVLVVLTILRRDRGSQPQGNRLPPGPKPWPVIGNLNLIGALPHRSIHELSKQYGPLMQLRFGSFPVVVGSSAEMARFFLKTQDTVFADRPRTAAGKYTTYNYSDVLWAPYNAHFRHARKLFVTELFSTARLDSYKHIRHEEVSALLRDLAVHGTSGRVVQLRGYLFAATNGIISRVVLGKKYADKDARGSAAMPLEDLSGLIEEFFLLNGVINVGDFIPWLNWLDLQGYVGRMKKYSKKMDLFLEHVLEEHEKRRHVEGEQFVARDMVDVLMQLADNPNRIDRNTVKALTQELIVGGSDTSSVTIEWAMSEVVRNPEVLGKATKELDCVVGRDRMVMEKDIPELPYIEAIVKEAMRMHPVSPLLAPHLAREDAYVDGHAIRAGTLVLVNVWAIGRDPTRWDAPDEFRPERFIGSKVDVKGQDMELLPFGAGRRMCPGYSLGLKMVQLIVANLLHGFAWGLPDGMAPEQLSMEEIYGLTTARRFPLEAVVKPKLPVPAHLFSC, encoded by the exons ATGGAGGTTAGGGCATGGGCATGGGCCTCCATCATgaccgtcgtcctcgtcgtcctaaCCATTCTCCGCCGTGACCGTGGCTCGCAGCCGCAGGGGAACAGGCTTCCACCAGGACCGAAGCCGTGGCCCGTGATTGGGAACCTCAATCTCATCGGCGCCCTGCCGCACCGGTCAATTCACGAGCTCTCCAAGCAATACGGCCCGTTGATGCAGCTTCGTTTTGGGTCCTTCCCCGTCGTGGTGGGCTCCTCGGCCGAGATGGCCAGGTTCTTCCTCAAGACCCAGGACACTGTGTTCGCCGACCGGCCAAGGACCGCGGCCGGCAAGTACACCACCTACAACTACTCCGACGTCCTGTGGGCGCCCTACAACGCTCACTTCCGCCACGCgcgcaagctcttcgtcaccgagCTGTTCAGCACGGCGCGGCTCGATTCCTACAAGCACATCCGCCACGAAGAGGTGAGCGCGCTGCTGCGCGACCTGGCCGTGCACGGGACATCTGGCCGTGTCGTGCAGCTCAGGGGCTACCTATTCGCGGCGACCAACGGTATCATCTCGCGAGTGGTGCTGGGCAAGAAGTACGCGGACAAGGATGCTAGAGGCTCGGCAGCCATGCCTCTGGAGGATTTGTCGGGGTTAATTGAAGAGTTTTTCCTTCTCAACGGCGTGATCAACGTCGGTGATTTTATTCCGTGGTTGAACTGGCTGGACCTGCAAGGGTACGTGGGGAGGATGAAGAAGTACAGCAAAAAGATGGACCTGTTTCTCGAGCATGTCCTGGAGGAACACGAGAAGCGCCGGCATGTTGAGGGGGAGCAGTTCGTGGCGAGGGACATGGTGGACGTGCTGATGCAGCTCGCCGATAATCCTAACCGGATTGACCGGAACACCGTGAAGGCTCTCACTCAG GAACTTATCGTCGGGGGTTCGGATACATCCAGTGTAACCATAGAGTGGGCGATGTCGGAGGTTGTCAGGAACCCTGAGGTGTTGGGCAAGGCAACCAAGGAGCTCGACTGTGTGGTCGGCCGTGACAGGATGGTGATGGAGAAGGACATCCCAGAGCTCCCATACATAGAGGCCATCGTGAAGGAGGCCATGCGCATGCACCCGGTGTCGCCCCTGTTGGCGCCTCACCTGGCACGTGAGGACGCGTACGTCGACGGCCACGCCATCCGCGCCGGCACACTCGTCCTCGTCAACGTGTGGGCCATCGGCCGTGACCCGACCCGTTGGGACGCGCCGGACGAGTTCCGACCGGAGAGGTTCATAGGGAGCAAGGTGGACGTGAAGGGGCAGGACATGGAGCTACTACCGTTCGGGGCGGGCCGGCGGATGTGCCCCGGTTATAGCCTGGGACTCAAGATGGTGCAGTTGATCGTCGCCAATTTGCTGCATGGCTTCGCGTGGGGGCTTCCCGACGGTATGGCACCGGAGCAGCTTAGCATGGAGGAAATATACGGGCTCACCACTGCGCGTAGGTTCCCGTTAGAGGCAGTGGTGAAGCCTAAGCTCCCAGTCCCTGCACACCTCTTCAGCTGCTAG